CTGTTTCCTTTGCTGATATGCAGTTATGAGCGTCTTTCGGGCATCATCTTTCATAGCTACCGCCCCGGTTTCAGAAATATCGAAGTCTTTGGCGTGAATCTGTCCCCGATTGATCAGTGACAACACCAGACGATCACCGATATAAGAGCGGAACTCTTCGAGCATATCGAGGGCAAGGCTCGGTCTGCCCGGCCTGTCTTTGTGAAGGAACCCCGCTGCCGGATCAAGACCGCACGATTCAAGCGCGGAACGAATATCGTGTGTCATCAGGGTGTAAACAAAAGAGAGCAGACAGTTCACCCGGTCGAGCGGTGGCCGCCGGCTACGCCCTTCAAACCTGAACGCTGGATCATCGGCGGTAATGCACTCATCAAAAACACTGAAATAGGCTTTTGCCGCTTCCCCTTCTATGCCTCTGATCAACTCCTGATCCGTTGCTTCCTGCAAACGCCGGATGCATCCTGCCAGTACATGCTGCGCGTTCTTCAACTTCTCCCCGTCCGTTTTTTCGGGATGATCGCGCAATGCCCTGGCCAGCGTTACCCGCGCGTTGCCGATTTTACCGATAACGAATAAACGGGCCAGCGTTGCTGTTTGATCATAGTTGTCAGCCATCCGGTACTGCGCTCTTCGCAACAGGATATTGCCCTTTACCGGCCCCTGCATCTGGCAAAGAAAGCGCCCGTGCTCGGTCAGAAAGGTAACCGCAACGCCAAGCTGTGCGCAATGGCCAAGCAGAAACGGACTGCACGACACCTGCCCGAAACAGACAATTCCGTTGAGCATGTGCAGCGGAATCCGGGTCTTCTCGACGCGGTCGATCGATATGAGCACACACTCCCCCTCTTTGGAGAGATACGAGCCCTGTGTCGTCACGAACAAGGTGTTGAGATGCTTTTTCAAATTTCCTCCCCGGAGAGTTCACGATATAACTTTTGGACGTACCGTTTTGCCGAACCGTGGCGTTCGAGTACCTCGGGCAGACATTCATCGACAAGCGAACACAGTTTGCACTTCGGGCCAAATTCCGGATGAGGCGTCACGCCCAACGAAAACAGCCCATGCACACCCGCGGCCGCTGCAACAGTTTTGGAGCGTAACACCTCATCGAAAACTACATCGAGCCGTCGCATTGTCTGGCCGTAAAACAGCGCCCCTGAAGGAATCGCGCACGAGCGCATCTCTTCGAGACACATTGCCTGCGCGCAAAGCTGCACCTTGTCGGCATCGTGCTTTTTCGGCTTGCCGCGTTTGTACTCCACCGGAAACGGCTCAAACCCGCCCTCTCTCCGGTGCCACTCCACTACATCGGCCACGCCGGAGACGCCAAGAACAGCGCTTCGCAACGGCACGCTGCGTGTAACTTTCACGCCCTCGCGGTACGAGGTGACGGCGCTGTCAGCCCGCTCATGCATCTCTCGCCCCTCGGCAGTGTACAGATTCTCGCTCCAGACCTGTTCGAGGTGAATCAGTGCACACTGCCGCGGACAAAAGACGTAATGCTGCAAAGCGGACAAAGCAATAAAATCGGTTTCGGCGTACATACTTATCCGAGTTTCCGAAGAAGCTTCACCTCGCCAAGGTTGGACTCATCAACCAGCACTTCGTAATCCTTGAACGAACGTGCCGGGCCTTCGGAATCTTCTTTGCGCTTGACTGTAATCCGCTCGAAAAGCTGGCTTGCCGGAGCATTGCCCAACGCTGAACTGTGCTCGAAAACGTACAGGCCGCGAGTGGACATCAAGCCGCGAGCTGCTGAACGGTCATGCTCGAACATGTTCAACAGAGCGTCCCAGAACAGGTCGAGGTCTTCTGCGGAAAATCCGGTCTGACTGGCAAGATTTGCCGAAACGAACCCATGAGCGCGATACAAGCCGTACGGAACGGTGTACTTGCGTCCCATCGTCCGATTATCGCCGCTTTGCTTTTCTGCCTCCGCTTCAGTGGCAACAGCCATGCGGGTAATGCTGTGCTCCAGCGCCACGACAGGCTCGACCGAACGGGCAAACGTCATCTGAATCGGGCCACGTACTTGACCGGCATTAGCCCCGGTTGACATCACGGCCCCGAAGGCGCGAATATCATAGTATTTTGTACACATCTGAACTCGCCCTTTGTCAACCTCTCCGCCCTGAGCCACACCTGGTTTGTTGCGTTTCGATCCGTCTTTTGAATCTGCTGGCGCAGCATTCAAATCGATATTCAGCGCCTTATAAGCTTCATCAATCTTGTTATTCAGAATCGCCTTCTCCTTGATGAAAATGTCTTGTCCTAACAACTGTACATAATTTCTAACCTTTCGCTTCAAACAAACATCGGTTACAAGTCCCATGCCGGTTTCAGCATCGATTCGAGGAAGATTACCCGCATCGGGATCGCCATTCGGGTTGCCGTCCTGAACATCGAAAAGCACAACGAAATCATAGCGTTTATCGACAGTAGTCATAATGATTCTCCTGTGGTTTAATTGTTATTTTCTGAATCTTTCTTTTTGAAAAAGTCTTGGCGCTGGTGATAATAACCAATCGCAAATCGTGCCTGATCTTCCATTGAAAGATGTGATGGCATTTCATTGCCAATCCCCTCAAAAACGCCGGCAAGCATCCGCTCGAAATTGACACGGCGTCCAGCGTTGTCAAGCTTTGAGAGATGATGATTTTTCAGCTTCAACAATTGCGGAAAAACCGTCACCGGAGTTGATGAGGCCGCTCCATAAAAGCGATCGCGAATCGTTGCGTTAAGGCCGGGACTTGCCTCTTCCTGAATTTTTTCCAGAACGGCAAAAAGCCGCCCAAGACGATACCCCGGATTGTTGTTGGTTGGATCGAGTGCCACGGTTATCTCCTTTGCTTTTGTGTTATAAATTCTTGAAAAACGGTTGAGACAGGCTTTCAGAATACTCGCTTGAATCCTCGTCACCTCTTGCGTAGCGCGGATACGGCGGATTGCCTGTTGAAGCATCGTTGCGGGATACAAGCCACCGGTAATGACCGATTGAAAAATCTGTCCGGAAAGATTGGGTGGAACGTTATCCACCTTCCCCTCGTGCGCCATTGCTGACAGTAGCCAGAACATCGAAAAATGGCCACTATCTTTCGGGCTTCGGATAATTTCAAGATCATCGAAATGCTGCCGGATATTCCCGGCAAATTCCGCAATCGTTCCGGTATGCCAGAATCGAACGGAAATACGAGCCGAGTTCGGCGCAAGTCCGAGAACATAAAAACGGGTTTTGGAATCCATTTGAGCATGGCCACTCTTTATTCCTTCGTAAAGAGCTTTAACTGCTCTGACGTCTGCATCAGGATCATCTTTCGAGTACCCAAAAAAGGCAGGAAAATCCTCTTCAAAAACATCCTGTTTTTCAGACCAGAAAACGGTCGTCGCATCTCCAACCTGAACTTTGTTTTTTGAATTCTTGCCCAACAGCATATTCAAGGCAGTGGTGTAAGCAAACACCGCAGACTCGCTGATCGGAGCGTTGAACGCTTGCTCTTTTCCATAAGAGTCATAACCGGAATTCTTCTGAAATGAGACGAATTTCTTTGAATCCTTGTTGATCGGAGTGTCGCTGTGAATTCTGGCAATCGCCGCCTTTTTGCCTGTCACAAGACAAAGGCCGACGGCATCATCAGCACTCTCTCCAATCTGAGTCTCGATATACCTTTTTACGGCATCCCGGCATGGCACAAGATCGACTTCGCCATCGAGCCGGAAGCTCATATTGCATCCAATGATTTTGGTGCATTCTCCCCAGTTATCAGACTCCTTAACTTTTTTATATTCGCCTTTTTCGTAAAAGCGAATGACGGCCAGAACGCCATCATCGCCTTTGACATTTTCAGGTAATGAGCGAAGTTTTTCTATAAAACTCGGCATCTGTTTTTCAGCCATCGCCTGATCTTTATCACTTTCACTTCGTGAATGACCAAGCACATAGCCGTAATGATCCC
The nucleotide sequence above comes from Chlorobaculum tepidum TLS. Encoded proteins:
- the cas1c gene encoding type I-C CRISPR-associated endonuclease Cas1c, yielding MKKHLNTLFVTTQGSYLSKEGECVLISIDRVEKTRIPLHMLNGIVCFGQVSCSPFLLGHCAQLGVAVTFLTEHGRFLCQMQGPVKGNILLRRAQYRMADNYDQTATLARLFVIGKIGNARVTLARALRDHPEKTDGEKLKNAQHVLAGCIRRLQEATDQELIRGIEGEAAKAYFSVFDECITADDPAFRFEGRSRRPPLDRVNCLLSFVYTLMTHDIRSALESCGLDPAAGFLHKDRPGRPSLALDMLEEFRSYIGDRLVLSLINRGQIHAKDFDISETGAVAMKDDARKTLITAYQQRKQEEIEHPFVGEKMAVGLLWHMQAMLLARYIRGDIDMYPPFVWR
- the cas4 gene encoding CRISPR-associated protein Cas4, which gives rise to MYAETDFIALSALQHYVFCPRQCALIHLEQVWSENLYTAEGREMHERADSAVTSYREGVKVTRSVPLRSAVLGVSGVADVVEWHRREGGFEPFPVEYKRGKPKKHDADKVQLCAQAMCLEEMRSCAIPSGALFYGQTMRRLDVVFDEVLRSKTVAAAAGVHGLFSLGVTPHPEFGPKCKLCSLVDECLPEVLERHGSAKRYVQKLYRELSGEEI
- the cas7c gene encoding type I-C CRISPR-associated protein Cas7/Csd2; this encodes MTTVDKRYDFVVLFDVQDGNPNGDPDAGNLPRIDAETGMGLVTDVCLKRKVRNYVQLLGQDIFIKEKAILNNKIDEAYKALNIDLNAAPADSKDGSKRNKPGVAQGGEVDKGRVQMCTKYYDIRAFGAVMSTGANAGQVRGPIQMTFARSVEPVVALEHSITRMAVATEAEAEKQSGDNRTMGRKYTVPYGLYRAHGFVSANLASQTGFSAEDLDLFWDALLNMFEHDRSAARGLMSTRGLYVFEHSSALGNAPASQLFERITVKRKEDSEGPARSFKDYEVLVDESNLGEVKLLRKLG
- the cas8c gene encoding type I-C CRISPR-associated protein Cas8c/Csd1 — its product is MILQALYDYYQRKAADPESGIAPEGFEWKEIPFIIVIDREGNFVSLEDTREGDGKKKKAKPYLLPKSVGRTGSNSYKTSFLLWDHYGYVLGHSRSESDKDQAMAEKQMPSFIEKLRSLPENVKGDDGVLAVIRFYEKGEYKKVKESDNWGECTKIIGCNMSFRLDGEVDLVPCRDAVKRYIETQIGESADDAVGLCLVTGKKAAIARIHSDTPINKDSKKFVSFQKNSGYDSYGKEQAFNAPISESAVFAYTTALNMLLGKNSKNKVQVGDATTVFWSEKQDVFEEDFPAFFGYSKDDPDADVRAVKALYEGIKSGHAQMDSKTRFYVLGLAPNSARISVRFWHTGTIAEFAGNIRQHFDDLEIIRSPKDSGHFSMFWLLSAMAHEGKVDNVPPNLSGQIFQSVITGGLYPATMLQQAIRRIRATQEVTRIQASILKACLNRFSRIYNTKAKEITVALDPTNNNPGYRLGRLFAVLEKIQEEASPGLNATIRDRFYGAASSTPVTVFPQLLKLKNHHLSKLDNAGRRVNFERMLAGVFEGIGNEMPSHLSMEDQARFAIGYYHQRQDFFKKKDSENNN